In Paenibacillus sp. J23TS9, a single genomic region encodes these proteins:
- a CDS encoding glycosyl hydrolase, producing the protein MTNKLYELFVEPTPAFRGKPFWSWNGKLDQEELLRQIQHFKEMGFGGFFMHSRTGLATEYLGDEWFKLINICSEEAERLGLEAWLYDEDRWPSGSAGGMVTQEPKYRLKFIRLEVIPVEQFVWKDHMFAAFQCDVEGMIFTNCTQMERDQDSGQHTGRTMLAFSLVEQEKESFYNGYTYLDTLNREAVDRFLEITHEQYKAKSGKHFGKSIKGIFTDEPHRGALMDGFGIQNENGHWHAPWTYSLFEQFQSVYGYDLISRLPELFLLPEGKELSQVKWHYVDLIQEMFHDSFAKPMKQWCESNGLILTGHTLHEDSLTAQTAMVGSLMRFYEHMGYPGVDVLTEGNVNYWIVKQLSSAARQLGKTWMLSELYGCTGWQMPFEGHKAVGDWQALFGINLRCHHLSWYTMEGESKRDYPASISHQSAWWHEYSYVETYFSRLGVIMTSGLPVCDLLVINPVESLWGQIYPGWSRGLSAVSRKVQELEQRYQDNFHYLAGGQIDFDYGDEEMLGRLYNIGKDRDGSAVLHVGQAAYRAVLVTGMMTMRRSTLQILKQFRDAGGTVIFAGDAPGHMDALASDEVIHFAKSVKHIPFDCNELLTTCREAVRTWVTIRDAATGASIPDIFAQVRKDKEQTYIVLMNMNRGEWHRNVVISVSKPGFIEEWNCQTGERGHITTNLHEGANEWITDFAPVGEHVYVIDETYDQSLPTVTRYVNVDSLNIAERFKYRLNEPNVLVLDRVTYRLGKEEKTNEPMEILKADRQIRTTLQLPFRHGEMIQPWFVEKSGQSKTNLKHPLVLSYHFHVHEIPDSPIYLALESPESFQISMNGEAIDGKDTGDWWVDRCFIKIPLPAGNLHEGENVLELQVMFHQGIHLEAIYLLGEFGVNIEGNICTMIKQPDTLKLGSITEQGFPFYGGIITYIPIIGDEEQYEQFSPKTGENHDSRTIISFPAFEAGCIKVRHGEDDRIIAWQPYETELIRKNGSFSQLQFDLILTRRNTFGPLHQLPLLTSSYGPGNWTTEGDSFTEGYVLLPTGLLSPPRLINQRAIDSL; encoded by the coding sequence GTGACAAATAAGCTGTACGAATTATTTGTTGAACCGACTCCGGCCTTTCGAGGTAAACCGTTCTGGTCATGGAATGGCAAGCTTGATCAAGAGGAGCTGCTTCGCCAAATACAACATTTCAAGGAAATGGGCTTCGGAGGTTTCTTTATGCATTCACGGACAGGGCTGGCTACCGAGTACTTGGGTGATGAATGGTTCAAGCTCATCAACATTTGCTCGGAGGAGGCTGAGCGGCTTGGCCTTGAAGCCTGGCTTTATGACGAGGACCGATGGCCAAGTGGCTCGGCAGGCGGCATGGTCACGCAAGAACCAAAGTATCGCTTGAAATTCATAAGGCTGGAAGTCATTCCAGTTGAGCAGTTTGTCTGGAAAGATCATATGTTTGCGGCTTTTCAGTGTGATGTGGAGGGCATGATTTTCACTAACTGTACGCAGATGGAAAGGGATCAGGACAGTGGTCAGCATACGGGTCGGACCATGCTTGCTTTCTCTCTGGTAGAGCAGGAGAAGGAATCATTTTATAACGGTTATACATATTTGGATACTTTGAATCGTGAAGCGGTCGACCGCTTTCTTGAAATAACGCATGAACAATACAAGGCCAAGAGCGGAAAGCATTTCGGCAAATCTATTAAAGGTATTTTCACCGATGAACCGCATCGGGGAGCGTTAATGGACGGGTTCGGAATTCAAAATGAGAACGGGCATTGGCACGCACCTTGGACATATTCGCTTTTTGAACAATTTCAGTCCGTTTACGGTTACGATCTCATTTCACGTCTTCCTGAATTATTTTTATTACCCGAAGGAAAAGAGCTTTCTCAAGTAAAATGGCATTACGTAGATCTGATTCAGGAAATGTTTCATGATAGTTTTGCTAAACCAATGAAGCAATGGTGTGAGAGCAATGGTTTGATTTTGACTGGCCATACTTTACATGAAGACAGCTTAACCGCCCAAACAGCAATGGTTGGATCTCTGATGCGTTTCTATGAGCATATGGGTTATCCCGGTGTCGATGTACTAACAGAAGGTAACGTGAATTATTGGATCGTCAAACAATTGTCTTCGGCAGCCAGGCAGTTGGGCAAGACCTGGATGTTATCTGAGCTATATGGGTGCACAGGCTGGCAAATGCCCTTCGAAGGACATAAGGCCGTCGGCGATTGGCAGGCGCTGTTTGGCATTAACTTACGATGCCATCATTTATCCTGGTACACGATGGAGGGGGAATCCAAACGCGATTATCCCGCCAGCATATCCCATCAATCGGCCTGGTGGCATGAATATAGTTATGTGGAAACCTATTTTTCAAGATTGGGTGTGATTATGACAAGTGGGCTACCGGTATGTGATCTGTTGGTTATCAATCCGGTTGAAAGCTTATGGGGACAGATCTATCCGGGATGGTCTAGAGGATTATCGGCCGTATCACGCAAGGTTCAGGAGCTTGAACAAAGATATCAAGACAATTTTCATTATCTGGCGGGTGGGCAAATCGATTTTGACTATGGCGACGAGGAAATGCTGGGACGTTTATATAATATCGGTAAGGACAGAGATGGCAGTGCTGTGCTGCATGTCGGCCAAGCGGCTTATCGGGCCGTGCTTGTGACGGGAATGATGACCATGCGCAGATCCACACTTCAAATACTCAAGCAATTTCGGGATGCGGGTGGAACTGTTATTTTTGCAGGCGACGCACCGGGGCATATGGATGCACTTGCTTCTGACGAAGTGATTCATTTTGCTAAAAGCGTGAAGCATATTCCCTTTGATTGTAATGAATTGCTTACCACATGCAGAGAGGCGGTCCGGACTTGGGTCACTATTCGGGACGCGGCGACGGGAGCATCCATTCCTGATATATTCGCACAGGTACGCAAGGATAAGGAGCAAACGTATATTGTACTGATGAATATGAACCGAGGGGAGTGGCATAGGAACGTTGTTATAAGCGTCTCAAAGCCAGGTTTTATTGAGGAGTGGAATTGCCAAACCGGTGAAAGAGGACATATTACTACCAACCTGCATGAAGGCGCCAATGAATGGATTACGGATTTCGCACCGGTTGGAGAGCATGTATATGTCATCGATGAAACGTATGATCAGTCTCTGCCAACAGTAACCCGCTACGTAAATGTTGACTCGTTAAATATCGCAGAGCGGTTTAAATATCGGTTAAATGAACCGAATGTTCTCGTGCTGGATAGGGTTACTTATCGGTTGGGTAAAGAAGAGAAGACAAATGAACCCATGGAAATTCTGAAAGCGGATCGGCAAATTAGAACCACATTACAGCTCCCCTTTCGGCATGGTGAAATGATTCAGCCTTGGTTTGTAGAAAAGTCCGGCCAGTCCAAAACAAATTTGAAGCATCCGCTTGTGCTGAGCTATCATTTCCATGTTCATGAAATTCCTGACTCACCCATATATCTTGCCCTGGAAAGCCCGGAGTCCTTCCAAATCAGCATGAACGGAGAAGCGATCGATGGCAAGGACACCGGCGATTGGTGGGTTGACCGCTGCTTCATCAAAATCCCGCTTCCGGCAGGAAATCTTCACGAAGGAGAAAATGTACTTGAGCTCCAGGTGATGTTCCACCAAGGCATTCATTTGGAAGCCATTTATTTGTTAGGAGAGTTCGGCGTCAATATCGAAGGTAATATTTGCACGATGATCAAGCAACCAGATACCCTCAAGCTAGGCTCTATTACGGAGCAGGGCTTCCCTTTTTACGGGGGGATAATCACCTATATTCCAATCATCGGAGATGAGGAGCAGTATGAGCAGTTTAGTCCGAAAACGGGAGAGAATCATGACAGCAGGACAATCATTTCTTTCCCTGCCTTTGAAGCGGGCTGTATAAAAGTTCGTCATGGTGAAGATGATCGCATCATTGCATGGCAGCCTTATGAAACTGAGCTCATCCGGAAGAATGGTTCATTTTCACAGCTGCAATTTGACCTGATCCTAACAAGAAGAAACACGTTTGGTCCATTGCATCAGCTTCCGCTGCTGACATCAAGCTATGGTCCTGGAAATTGGACGACGGAGGGAGACAGCTTCACCGAGGGGTATGTACTGCTGCCTACGGGATTATTATCCCCACCAAGATTGATCAATCAGAGGGCTATAGACTCACTGTAA
- a CDS encoding SRPBCC domain-containing protein — protein sequence MESTFREPDLSSRPFSVQVQRDMQASPQVLFKAWTKEFDRWFAAPGSVIMEGSVNSVFFFETVFQPDPHSDEQRHPHYGRFLRIEPNHLVELTWVTGEGGTKGAETVVTVILEPHGNGTILKLTHAGFPDEESKSGHEQAWPFVLEQLDQQMT from the coding sequence ATGGAATCAACATTTCGTGAACCCGATCTTTCTTCGAGACCATTCTCTGTACAAGTACAGCGTGATATGCAAGCATCACCTCAAGTATTATTCAAGGCCTGGACAAAAGAATTCGACCGTTGGTTTGCGGCACCGGGATCGGTAATAATGGAGGGAAGCGTCAACTCCGTTTTCTTTTTTGAGACGGTTTTTCAGCCAGACCCACATAGCGATGAACAGCGTCATCCCCATTACGGAAGATTTTTACGAATTGAGCCCAATCATCTGGTTGAACTGACCTGGGTAACAGGCGAAGGGGGGACCAAAGGAGCGGAGACGGTTGTTACGGTGATTCTGGAGCCACACGGTAATGGAACAATCTTAAAGCTTACTCATGCGGGATTTCCCGATGAGGAGTCGAAGAGTGGACATGAGCAAGCATGGCCCTTTGTACTTGAACAACTTGATCAGCAGATGACATGA
- a CDS encoding DUF4179 domain-containing protein, whose product MLEKEERVLMQDANEVKTNTQTIREMKLSTAVRCGVAQGRKREMRRIYTYGVSAVAAAAAAIVIIFSSIGSPAAVIEEKVMQTASANSVTDFELFRPISQRDQGFGAAMEQGLIKPIKQGVEKNGFRVDVAGAVSDGRKAFIMFSVQNHTEHIASPIVDSLYFGDVEAPSFRAEAKHARGRSDIDPGETAYYVYTTDLLPSVDYSKDAKISVALWDTVSQKYQKGLNIAFELDTKILKDQERTYHPTQSLTVDGQQINVSQVQFTPLNTYVDLEYDKANDKQIFKVISPVVIGKSGSNIEKLYYPEEVLKDNTKATLVFKNSKLDQLDTTSLKIFGIAAVKKDQLKVVVDLKKRQILDAPDDLLQILPPDQEADAEEIYFYRKLEQAHVGDSFGMWLGDFTDAKGEKYKRVSPKSTSHGGTTSSTKEDTVEDETAYNFGKGALDYPQPLTIEVKQYWIPVMDTQTVELHSKH is encoded by the coding sequence ATGTTGGAAAAAGAAGAACGAGTCCTGATGCAGGATGCCAATGAAGTTAAAACGAATACCCAAACGATTCGGGAAATGAAACTTTCCACTGCCGTACGTTGCGGTGTAGCACAAGGGAGGAAGCGCGAGATGAGGCGCATCTATACTTACGGAGTGAGTGCGGTTGCAGCAGCTGCAGCAGCAATTGTCATTATATTTTCATCTATCGGGTCTCCGGCTGCAGTAATCGAAGAGAAGGTGATGCAAACGGCGAGCGCGAATAGCGTGACCGATTTCGAATTGTTCCGTCCCATTAGCCAAAGAGATCAAGGGTTTGGAGCGGCCATGGAGCAAGGCTTGATAAAGCCCATTAAACAAGGCGTGGAGAAAAACGGTTTCCGTGTAGACGTGGCCGGTGCCGTTTCGGACGGGCGCAAAGCTTTTATCATGTTTAGTGTACAAAATCACACGGAACATATAGCTAGCCCTATTGTTGACTCGTTGTACTTTGGAGATGTCGAAGCACCATCCTTTAGAGCAGAGGCGAAACATGCGAGGGGACGATCCGACATCGATCCGGGAGAAACGGCTTACTATGTATATACCACGGATCTTCTGCCTTCAGTTGATTACAGCAAGGACGCGAAGATAAGTGTAGCCCTATGGGATACCGTATCTCAAAAGTATCAGAAGGGCTTAAACATTGCGTTTGAACTGGATACCAAAATACTGAAGGACCAGGAACGTACCTATCATCCGACTCAATCGTTGACCGTGGACGGACAGCAAATAAACGTGAGCCAAGTGCAGTTTACACCGCTGAATACGTATGTAGATCTGGAATATGACAAGGCCAATGACAAGCAGATTTTTAAAGTGATTAGTCCGGTCGTCATCGGTAAAAGCGGCAGCAACATCGAAAAGCTATATTATCCGGAAGAAGTCTTAAAGGATAATACCAAAGCCACCCTGGTATTCAAGAACAGCAAGCTCGATCAGCTGGATACCACATCGCTGAAAATATTCGGCATTGCCGCCGTGAAAAAGGATCAATTAAAGGTTGTCGTCGATTTGAAGAAGAGACAAATCTTAGATGCTCCTGACGATTTGCTGCAAATCCTTCCACCTGATCAGGAAGCGGACGCAGAAGAAATTTATTTCTATCGCAAGCTTGAACAAGCCCATGTTGGAGATAGCTTCGGCATGTGGCTGGGCGATTTCACCGATGCCAAGGGGGAAAAGTATAAGAGGGTATCTCCGAAAAGCACCAGCCATGGAGGAACGACCTCATCAACTAAAGAAGACACCGTGGAAGATGAAACAGCTTATAATTTTGGAAAGGGAGCTCTCGACTATCCGCAGCCGCTCACGATTGAGGTCAAGCAGTACTGGATTCCGGTTATGGATACGCAAACCGTAGAGCTGCATTCAAAGCATTAG
- a CDS encoding Crp/Fnr family transcriptional regulator, producing the protein MTISGIEDTNLLDIFPCFSALQPEEWAEAQPFVQRFPAKSRIFHREDAAIYGMFLLSGTARITVINENGNESVLNMLSAGEVCSLMVLSGLSGRDYPGSLIAECDVDVLFVLKSSFLRWVQEYELIRRTIFGGLLEGMLRMVDMLQEKQFMPLEMRLAKALLRVTTEDQPLLHTTHQELAEEIGSAREVVSRTLLRFKQNGWVQTGRGWVKIDQRTKLEALGD; encoded by the coding sequence ATGACAATATCGGGGATTGAAGACACCAACCTGCTGGACATTTTCCCATGCTTTAGCGCTCTGCAGCCGGAAGAATGGGCAGAGGCACAACCTTTCGTACAGCGTTTCCCCGCCAAATCCAGAATATTTCACCGCGAAGATGCGGCAATATACGGCATGTTTCTGCTTAGCGGGACAGCCCGGATTACGGTTATCAATGAAAACGGAAATGAATCGGTATTAAATATGCTCTCCGCAGGAGAGGTCTGTTCGCTGATGGTACTCAGCGGGTTAAGTGGACGCGATTATCCGGGCTCTCTGATCGCTGAATGCGACGTAGATGTGCTATTTGTTCTCAAAAGCAGCTTCTTGCGTTGGGTACAGGAATATGAACTCATTCGCAGAACCATTTTTGGAGGGCTCCTTGAAGGCATGCTCCGGATGGTCGATATGCTGCAGGAGAAACAATTCATGCCGCTTGAAATGAGACTAGCCAAAGCCCTGCTTCGGGTTACCACAGAGGATCAGCCGCTTCTTCATACAACACATCAGGAATTGGCTGAGGAGATTGGTTCAGCACGTGAGGTCGTTTCCCGAACGCTGCTCCGGTTTAAGCAAAATGGATGGGTTCAGACAGGACGGGGCTGGGTGAAAATTGACCAGAGAACCAAGCTGGAAGCACTTGGTGACTAA
- a CDS encoding low molecular weight protein tyrosine phosphatase family protein, with the protein MKLLFICSRNKWRSLTAEKVFEQYHMYDVKSAGTEDNARIKVNSGHVGWADLIFVMEKKHERRLKDKFGQELNAKQIIRLDIPDEYTFMDEELIELLKIRVSEFIEVPE; encoded by the coding sequence ATCAAGTTATTGTTTATTTGCAGCAGGAATAAGTGGAGGAGTCTTACAGCTGAAAAGGTTTTTGAACAATATCACATGTATGATGTTAAATCCGCTGGGACCGAAGACAACGCAAGAATCAAAGTGAATTCAGGTCATGTGGGATGGGCAGACTTGATATTTGTCATGGAGAAAAAGCATGAACGAAGACTGAAAGACAAGTTTGGACAAGAATTGAATGCTAAACAGATCATACGACTAGATATTCCTGATGAGTATACTTTTATGGATGAGGAACTGATTGAATTGCTGAAAATAAGAGTTTCCGAGTTTATTGAAGTTCCGGAGTGA
- a CDS encoding sigma-70 family RNA polymerase sigma factor, which produces MVENTMNEVKMAKLELIDEESFFERLSSEQRKLYSIAFSYLRNEADALEVVQEASCRAWMKRKKLKDEQSFTPWLIRITINCCMDELRRKKRVFPVEKLEDETAQEMKSSDRIDLERAMDRMKPKYRHVIMLKYYQDMKTVDIAKVLKKPEGTIKTWLREGLKQLRKDL; this is translated from the coding sequence ATGGTGGAAAACACAATGAACGAAGTCAAAATGGCGAAATTGGAGTTGATAGACGAAGAGAGTTTCTTTGAACGCCTGTCCAGCGAACAACGCAAACTGTACTCGATTGCTTTCAGCTACCTGCGCAACGAAGCGGATGCCCTGGAAGTGGTACAGGAAGCGTCTTGCCGGGCATGGATGAAGCGTAAAAAGCTCAAGGACGAGCAATCCTTCACTCCTTGGCTAATCCGGATTACGATCAACTGCTGCATGGACGAGCTCAGACGAAAAAAACGCGTATTTCCAGTGGAAAAGCTGGAGGATGAAACAGCTCAGGAAATGAAAAGCAGTGATCGAATCGATTTAGAGCGGGCTATGGACCGGATGAAGCCGAAATACAGGCATGTCATCATGCTCAAATATTATCAGGACATGAAAACCGTCGACATTGCGAAGGTGCTTAAGAAGCCGGAAGGCACAATCAAAACCTGGCTGCGCGAAGGGCTTAAGCAGCTTCGGAAAGATCTGTAG
- a CDS encoding carbohydrate ABC transporter permease, which produces MKNLLRKDISVAFMFLVPSGAGFAMFYLIPFIMGVIYSFMDNTIDGHFVGLDNYRELLASNSFRKAAYNTFYFTAVSVPLMLLLSLGLAILLNKSTYLRKWLRTAYVLPLVVPVASIILIWQILFDWNGYLNAWLSRFGYARVDWMKTDAARIVVIVVYLWKNIGYNVILFLAGLQQIPKDYYETAQIEGAGRLRQFGNITLVYLTSTMFFVVIMSIINSFKVFRETYLIAGDYPHDSIYMMQHYMNNMFMTMDIQKLTAAATLMFGCILLIVLGMFALERRHRQFME; this is translated from the coding sequence ATGAAGAACTTGCTTCGTAAGGATATTTCAGTGGCATTCATGTTCCTTGTGCCAAGCGGTGCTGGATTTGCGATGTTCTATCTTATTCCGTTCATCATGGGAGTGATCTATTCCTTTATGGACAATACGATAGATGGCCATTTTGTAGGACTCGATAACTACCGCGAGCTGCTTGCGAGTAATTCCTTCCGTAAGGCAGCATACAATACCTTTTATTTTACCGCGGTTAGCGTTCCCCTCATGCTTTTACTGTCTTTAGGGTTAGCGATACTGCTCAACAAAAGTACATATCTCCGGAAATGGCTGCGGACTGCATATGTGTTGCCTCTAGTAGTACCTGTCGCTTCGATCATTCTTATCTGGCAGATACTGTTTGATTGGAACGGATACCTTAATGCCTGGCTGAGTAGGTTCGGTTACGCACGTGTCGATTGGATGAAGACTGATGCAGCCAGGATTGTGGTCATTGTCGTTTATTTATGGAAGAACATTGGATATAACGTTATTTTATTTTTGGCGGGACTGCAGCAAATCCCGAAGGATTATTACGAAACTGCCCAGATAGAAGGAGCAGGGCGTTTACGGCAGTTTGGTAATATTACACTTGTCTATCTAACATCCACGATGTTCTTTGTCGTCATCATGTCGATCATTAATTCATTTAAAGTGTTTCGGGAAACGTATTTGATCGCTGGCGATTATCCGCATGACAGCATCTATATGATGCAGCACTATATGAACAATATGTTCATGACGATGGACATTCAAAAGCTGACAGCGGCAGCTACCTTGATGTTCGGGTGTATTTTGCTGATCGTCTTGGGAATGTTCGCGCTTGAACGCCGACATCGACAGTTCATGGAATAG
- the metE gene encoding 5-methyltetrahydropteroyltriglutamate--homocysteine S-methyltransferase, protein MAKSSVLGYPRIGADREWKKALEAFWAGKLEESEFHNQLQKIRLNHLRKQQEKGIDFIPVNDFSYYDHILDTATMFGIIPKRFSYEGGVVPLSVYYGIARGTKDATASEMTKWFNTNYHYIVPELDGAVPTITENRPLIAYREAKEKLGIEGRPVIVGPLTFLKLSKGYDVSETDAWLKRLLPLYVQILQELAFEGVQWVQIDEPILVTKLSEDDRKRLKTIYDTFAAKAPNLNIMLQTYFESIENYCDIVQLPVKGIGLDFVHGLSGNISSIRTYGFPEDKVLGAGVIDGRGIWKASLREKLVLLKELAGVVTTDKLIVQSSCSLLHVPVTVKNEAKLLPELKNALAFADEKLDEIALLAKAVSSGEATIADELEKSESVLQALKQSDERNRNDVQKAVATISVQNPVRSLPFAERHIAQQKKWQLPLFPTTTIGSFPQSVEVRKARQSWRKGEWNNEQYADFIRKQIDIWIKLQEEIGLDVLVHGEFERTDMVEFFGEKLAGFAFTQYGWVQSYGSRCVKPPIIFGDVAFEEAMTVEETKYAQTKTDRPVKGMLTGPITIMNWSFVRDDITREQIAYQLAYALRQEVEALEQAGIGMIQVDEPAVREGLPLKEEDQAEYLAWAVKAFRMTTCTVQDTTQIHTHMCYCEFHDMIDSIEAMDADVISIETSRSHGELIHSFELNTYKLGIGLGVYDIHSPRVPQVEEMTSMIERALRVLDPNLFWINPDCGLKTRGVEETVDSLRNMVKATQIAREKHTLTV, encoded by the coding sequence ATGGCGAAAAGTAGTGTTTTGGGATATCCACGTATTGGTGCAGATCGCGAATGGAAAAAAGCGCTCGAAGCGTTCTGGGCCGGCAAGCTCGAAGAATCAGAATTTCACAATCAACTGCAGAAGATCCGTTTGAATCATTTGCGTAAACAGCAGGAAAAGGGAATTGACTTCATCCCGGTAAATGATTTCAGCTATTATGATCATATTTTGGATACAGCAACAATGTTCGGAATTATCCCGAAACGCTTTTCTTATGAAGGCGGAGTCGTACCCTTGTCTGTCTATTATGGCATTGCCCGTGGAACGAAGGATGCAACAGCAAGTGAAATGACCAAATGGTTCAACACCAACTATCACTATATCGTGCCTGAACTCGATGGAGCTGTACCTACGATTACTGAAAATAGACCCCTTATTGCATATAGAGAAGCTAAGGAAAAACTAGGTATCGAAGGGAGACCGGTTATTGTAGGCCCGTTGACCTTCCTGAAATTATCAAAAGGATATGACGTTTCGGAGACTGATGCTTGGCTGAAGCGATTGTTACCGCTCTATGTACAGATACTTCAGGAGCTGGCATTCGAAGGGGTTCAATGGGTACAAATCGATGAACCTATTCTGGTAACAAAATTAAGTGAGGATGATCGTAAGCGACTCAAGACCATTTATGATACGTTTGCAGCGAAAGCGCCTAACCTGAATATCATGCTGCAAACCTATTTTGAATCTATAGAGAACTACTGTGACATTGTCCAGCTGCCGGTAAAAGGAATAGGTCTTGATTTCGTGCATGGATTGTCTGGCAATATCTCATCGATTAGAACATATGGTTTTCCTGAGGACAAGGTTCTGGGCGCAGGAGTTATCGATGGCCGTGGTATCTGGAAGGCATCTCTACGTGAGAAGCTTGTACTACTAAAAGAGCTTGCTGGAGTTGTAACGACTGATAAGCTAATCGTGCAGTCTTCTTGCAGCTTGCTGCATGTTCCGGTTACGGTGAAAAATGAGGCGAAGCTCTTACCTGAACTTAAGAATGCTCTCGCATTCGCTGATGAAAAGCTGGATGAAATTGCACTTCTGGCGAAAGCAGTCTCTTCAGGTGAGGCCACAATCGCAGACGAACTTGAAAAGAGTGAGAGTGTTCTTCAAGCGCTCAAACAATCGGATGAGCGCAACCGTAATGATGTCCAGAAAGCCGTAGCGACCATTAGTGTACAGAACCCGGTTCGTAGTCTGCCATTTGCTGAACGTCATATCGCTCAACAGAAAAAATGGCAATTGCCACTTTTTCCAACGACGACCATCGGCAGTTTTCCGCAATCTGTAGAGGTGCGCAAGGCTCGCCAAAGCTGGCGCAAAGGTGAATGGAACAACGAGCAGTATGCTGACTTCATCCGGAAACAGATCGATATTTGGATTAAGCTGCAGGAAGAGATCGGACTGGATGTTCTCGTGCATGGTGAATTTGAACGAACGGACATGGTCGAATTCTTTGGTGAAAAGCTTGCGGGATTTGCCTTTACACAGTATGGATGGGTACAGTCATACGGTTCCCGTTGTGTGAAACCGCCTATTATTTTTGGAGATGTAGCTTTCGAGGAAGCGATGACTGTCGAGGAAACCAAGTATGCGCAAACGAAGACGGATCGCCCAGTTAAAGGGATGTTAACGGGACCGATTACGATCATGAACTGGTCGTTCGTCCGTGACGACATCACACGCGAGCAAATCGCTTATCAACTGGCGTATGCGCTCAGACAAGAGGTAGAGGCACTTGAGCAGGCAGGCATTGGCATGATTCAAGTGGATGAGCCTGCGGTTCGCGAAGGACTGCCGCTTAAAGAAGAAGATCAAGCGGAGTATCTGGCATGGGCTGTTAAAGCGTTCCGTATGACTACGTGTACGGTACAGGACACGACGCAAATTCACACGCATATGTGTTATTGCGAATTCCATGACATGATCGATTCGATTGAAGCCATGGATGCGGATGTGATATCCATCGAGACATCCCGCAGTCATGGTGAGCTGATCCATAGCTTTGAGTTGAACACATACAAATTAGGCATCGGCTTAGGTGTATACGATATCCATAGTCCACGTGTTCCGCAGGTGGAGGAAATGACAAGTATGATCGAACGGGCTTTGCGAGTGCTTGATCCCAACCTTTTCTGGATTAATCCGGATTGTGGACTTAAAACTCGTGGAGTCGAGGAAACGGTCGATTCCTTGCGCAACATGGTTAAAGCGACGCAGATCGCTCGTGAGAAGCATACCTTAACAGTATAA
- a CDS encoding iron-hydroxamate ABC transporter substrate-binding protein: MKKPFILLVFILIFVLSACGGTKNDANSESKTSQGTSSNGSTDSSSSTEPATFTYQSENGPVEVPTHPQRVVVLTRFLTGNVMALGVPLVGADEMSLTNPRFAEQLKNVEAVSDESLEKIIELNPDLIIGLSDIKNIDKFKQMAPTVTYTYGKVDYLTQQLEIGKLLNKEKEAQAWVDDFKARAQKAGEEIKAKIGADATVSVVETFNKQLYVYGYNYGRGTEILYNEFKLDMPKNVKEATAKDGYLALSTEVLKDYFGDYVIFSKNADEDSSFQKTESYKNIPAVKNNHVFEVDAKSFYFNDPLSLDYQLDFFIKSFLGK; this comes from the coding sequence ATGAAAAAGCCTTTCATCTTGTTAGTCTTTATACTTATTTTTGTTTTGAGTGCTTGCGGTGGTACTAAGAATGACGCCAATAGCGAAAGCAAGACGTCACAGGGAACTTCCTCGAATGGCTCAACAGATTCATCATCTTCTACTGAACCCGCCACATTTACTTACCAGTCCGAGAATGGACCCGTTGAGGTTCCAACGCATCCACAGCGTGTCGTTGTGCTTACGAGATTCTTAACAGGTAACGTCATGGCGCTTGGGGTTCCCCTGGTTGGAGCGGATGAAATGTCCTTGACTAACCCGAGGTTCGCTGAGCAGCTGAAGAACGTTGAGGCAGTTTCAGACGAAAGTCTCGAGAAGATCATCGAGCTGAATCCGGATCTGATTATCGGACTCTCAGACATTAAAAATATCGATAAGTTCAAGCAAATGGCTCCGACCGTCACTTATACATATGGAAAAGTCGACTACTTAACGCAGCAGCTCGAAATCGGCAAACTGTTGAATAAAGAAAAAGAAGCGCAAGCCTGGGTCGACGATTTCAAAGCGCGTGCCCAAAAAGCCGGCGAAGAAATCAAGGCGAAAATCGGTGCAGATGCGACCGTCTCCGTTGTAGAAACGTTCAATAAGCAGCTCTACGTCTATGGTTATAACTATGGACGCGGCACTGAGATCCTTTATAATGAATTCAAACTTGATATGCCAAAGAATGTCAAAGAAGCAACCGCTAAGGACGGCTACCTTGCCTTATCCACGGAAGTTCTGAAAGATTACTTTGGAGACTACGTCATTTTCAGTAAGAATGCAGATGAGGACAGCTCATTCCAGAAGACCGAGTCGTATAAAAACATTCCCGCAGTCAAGAACAACCATGTCTTCGAAGTCGATGCGAAGTCTTTCTACTTTAACGATCCGCTGAGCTTGGATTATCAATTGGATTTCTTTATTAAGAGCTTTCTTGGCAAATAA